Part of the Mytilus trossulus isolate FHL-02 chromosome 2, PNRI_Mtr1.1.1.hap1, whole genome shotgun sequence genome is shown below.
CAGTTGCTTATCCGTGCTACACTACAAAAGTAGTGGTACTCCAGATAGTGGAggaaagaataaagaaaaagaagaagaagatccataagtaaaagtaatattaataaatgaaataattaaagaGCGTACCAAGAATGATGTTAGCAAATTGAAATGGGCTGCTTTGGGATTAtgttcaaacaattttttaacGTTTCCCGAAAATTGGAATTAAAAGAGAACATGTTATCATTTAAAGCGTACTAGTATGTAAgttgcgaaaaaaataatttataaagtgttGCTGCCTACACGGAAACTTTAACTCTTATTCACGTGGTGAAGTCATCCCATCtcaaattttacagacgccattaAAAGTTGGTTGACCTTTATAGCATATCTGATCATAAACGATTAcctaacataaaatataattgaatttgacGCCGTTTGTAAGagagaaaaaagtttaaatgattTTACGACTCTTTTGTTGTACTATTTTGAACTTGTTTCTATACAACCAGCTATTTGCGAAAATATTAAAGCTATCTAAATTTTCAGTAATGTCTGAAGTCTGAATTAAATAGATTGATGACTATACGAAAAATAAGATTCTGTAAAAAAGGGCATAATGAACTCATCATCGATACCAGGATTGACATTTTGTGTTTAAGCCGGACATGGTTATTATCCTACGTTgctctttttaaatatttaatgaaaacacATGTTCTTTAGGGGAGAACATGAACTAAACGAAACACAGTATTATTTTCCTTTCTAATCAAGGAGTCGTTAGATGAAGAATGCTACATACAAATAATGAAACACGTCCTGTTAATGTCAAGCTGAACTGATGAAGGTAATTCTGAAAACAACAGTTGTAAGTACTGAACTCCATATTACATTTTGtcttgtatttacattgtattttgGAATTTATAAATGTTGCCACTGTAGAATTGTGCTAATTgtgtgtatttttgtattttagttttttgattATTTGCTTTGTGTATAGAGTGTCTTTATTGTAGTTTGTCTTTGTTGTTAACATAGTTGTTTGATTCAAAAGTTAATAAGATCATATGACAATTATGACAGTGTGGGCTGTTGTTCCACTTATTTtgacacatttatttattatgtcagTTTGCTATGCTCGCACATTTGTTGTCGATAAAATCGAATTTTATGCGACTTGGGATGCCTGTCTAGCTATATTTAGTGTAAGGAAATTCCGGTACCTATTAaaccaggaatatgacagttgtttttcattcgtgTTATGCGTCTgaggtttttaatttttatggatTTTAGAAAGTTAATATGTCGCCTATCTTCttagttagtttaaacatatttatttatagtggatttgaaaacaaagttttgcaacttatattaatccctttccactgcTTGTAGCGGCATCATCCTGCTCTTTTTTGAAATCAACAAGGGTGtatttaacgtgcaagagatatgtctctctcttaacacgggtgaGCCagttatcgtccccttccgacgaaCTATCATCgattcctcaagaccatactcgtaAATGGTGTCCAGAGAGATCCGAAAATATAGTCCCTGAAAATTTCTTCCcgaaacgggaatcgaaccaggaacctttgtgttgtagtccgatgcactaaacACTACACCTCTGCTCTCAATCTCCTTAGTTACGACATGTCAATTGTGCATTTGTTTCATTCCTTGATTTGATGATGAATATATGGATTAAACACATTTCGTGTAGAGCAGAAAATGTGCTTAATTCTATAATATAAAgttccttatttaaaaaaaaaattatatgtcatTAGATTTTGTACTATACTTTTTCATCAAACTTACCActgtttatcaaataaataaaactgagaAAGGAATTGGAGAATgagtcaaagcgacaacaaccgatcataaagcagacaacagctgaaggccgccaatgtagcgagaaactcccgcacccggaggcgtcccacagctggcccctaaacaaatatgtatactagttcagggATAATGGAAATCAtgactccgaattatacacaaaaaactaaaattataaatcttacaagactaacaaaggcctgatgctcctgacttaagacaggtgcaaaattgcggcggggttgaacatgtattttgagatctcaaccttccccctatacctctagccaatgtagacaAAAAACCGCaccaatacgcacagtaaaactcagtttaagagaagACCGAGTCCTATGTCATAATacgaaacaaattaaaactaaacaaaatgacataaataacaacagactactagcagttactgacatgccagctccagacctcaatttaactgattgaaagtttatgtcttcatcatatgaatatcaggcacaatccctcctgtaaggggtttagtattataccatcatgaaatatatgagaagaacataacccgtgttgTGCCAACAActagttttataataaatgtgtttaattccgatgcaaagacccaaTAAGTGAATAAAAAGGaatgccaaaatatgcaatctataatgacctgacaacagtatcataCCTATATCctttcttaataagtctatttcaAGGATTTGTAAACTTTTGAGATGAATACTGagatttttgtgctttgtaaagaatattaccataaaagattggatgtgaaatacctgaacgtataagacgtctgcatgttgagttatattcacgaattaaaaaaacctcaagtgatttttttttatttcactaaaaagagatattattcaaatttataaagatTTCCCTAAAGATATTACcataattaaaaacaatcaattcgaATTAATTTTCGACCGGAAAAAGAACCCTAACATTTGTTGCCGAACTGTTTGGCATCTTCCATTACAACACTTTTCGTGTCCTTCACAACTTCCATCTACTGTACATTTATTTCCATCTCTACCAAAGACAGACTGACAAGAACCTGTAAAATACACCAAATAGCACACCAGGcttaaatttaacattaaaacaatcGAACTTTAAAATCGACATCTATCATGAAATGAAAGTGAACTGCTTTGTATTGAAAGTCTGAGTTTTGCTGTATTTCAAAGACTCGTTAATGAATATATCATGATACTACACTGAGACAACAAAAATGTTCTTCACAacttccaatattttttttgagagACCAACTATGAGATTTCAGATTTTCAACatctataacatatattttcataaagaatataaaaatgtctAACTCTTcaatgatttttgttataattttgtcTAGAATTGTGAGTTCTGATTTGTTGCCATTGTACACGATAAAAATGTGAATAATAAgcagaatttaaaatattaaataagagaaactttatttttgtttttttggctttacttttaaaaaatgaatcagGATATGGACTTTTTTCTTGCATACATAAAATAAAGCATCAGTCATTCTATTTGAAAAAGAATGAAacattgtgaaaataaaaataaatctagaAACTAAAACCGAATTAAAAGGGCATTTGAAAATACTGTTGATCGGGGTTTTTTCAGTAACAAATATACCTTCATTGATTAGTACTAATAGTAGTTGCTACATAAGTAAAAtgtccacaattttaaactGTTATTCCATGTACGACGAAGATATTTATGTAAATCTGATTatgaatattatgttttttaaacCAGTATATCACCACTGCATATCAACTAAGCCGTTTATAAAATGTCAGAACAGAACTATTCACGTatttatttgaacatttaagTAAACACATTAATTTGTTTGAGAATATGTTCTATCCgattaatttaataaataagctTAAAATAATCACAGTTTAAATACTTGCTGCATTACGTAACTAAACAATCAATACTATTTACATGTAAGGACCTGCGTAGCACTGTGGTGTTTTGAAAGTCGGCCGACATAGTTTGATTCAGGAGTTTATATAGTTCTATAGcatttattgacaaaaatagaaaagtGCCACTGATAGAAAAGCTGAGATCACATGTTTGAAACTGTCCATAATAGGAGACACATATCTTAAATAAATcgttgttttaatttattgtttaaaaatattgtaatgtAATTGTAGGtccatacatgtatcttatataaatttatatagcACTGCAGGATCGTTATTcatgcattttgtttatataggtTTAAAGAAAACTTACACATATATGACTCGTTTACGTTAGTTTAAAAATAATGGGATTGTGGGTTCGTGTTATTaagaaattatacaataaaaatatttgtccgGTAGAGAAAAATTTGATTTAACgatttttttaacagaaccagttttaaaatttgacaaataataCATACAACTTGTTATGTCAAATATGATTTCTCATTGCGAGAAGAATGAAGAAATTCAAGCTTTAACACTGTGTTTATAGTCAACCAGTTAGAAGAAATGTATTCCCCTCAAATCTGATTCATCGAGACTAATCTTGTGTCTGTTTTGGGTTTTTCAGGTCCTCAACATCCGTATTATGTTTGGGAATTTGGAACATTGTGCCCTCGAAAATCAACGAATAGAAATTTAAAGCGCAGTgcttcatattttaaaagtgcGTACGATCTACGTTGTACAACCCTATaagatttataaaacatttttatgcaCAACCTTGAAGTAAGGAGTTATATCAAGCattctgtttgattttaaacGCATTAACTTGTATTTCACATTGTCACTAATTAAGTTATTGCtggtttttttaatacaaaaataaaatattatatataatgaggttttatgttggttttaaagaaacaaacctACGTGTTTTCCATTAACTGTAACTGCTACACATCGTTTATTGCAGCCATGAGGACAGCATCGATATCCTAAATGAAAAGTATATGCCTTTACATCTATGTGACTTAATGTGTAGTTAATTAACAAAGCTTctgatttatgtttttatataaatgtaattgttaaaatgtaataagGATAATAGGTATATAATATAGTTCGACAGACATgtcagtatatatatttacagaatttaagttttcaaattacgagaaaaaatactatatatttatattttacacatATGCAGtatcaaacatatttaaatacagTTTTTTCAATTAGTTACACAAGTTATCAGAGCAATGTACATTTTTAAGAATGATTTTCAAgacatttaatacatttttttatttattatgttaaaGGTACTATGATAAGGATTTTTTGGGAAATTCTTTTCCATACATGaacaaaatcaatatgaaaCTAGGTCAATTTTCATCAAGAATTATACAAAAGTTCAATGTCGAGAAGTTCCTCTTTCACTGAATTTAGTTTTCTTACATACAATCTGAATCGCACAACATATTGCATCAAGAGTATCATCGTTATTTTTTGCAATGTGTTTAGTCACGTAGCaacatatttatttgtctttaataCAGATATTATggagtttaaagtttttgttaaacaaatctattttataacttaaaacgtACCATATGGGCATTGGTCTTGGTCATTACAATGGAAAGCAAAATCGAGAACACATGCTGATGCAAAGTCAAATGTAGGACAAGTGCCTAGATCTTGACAGTTCAcctaattacaaaaataatcatcatAGTGAATAAGGTTCTGCTTCTACTGCTGCTGCTGCTGATGAAGACTACGTAGgaaagtattttaaaagatctaagttgttcattgtttatcgtttataaattgatattgataagaattaaatgcataattGTACCCAAATAAAAGATTATATAGACATCAACTACAAATATTCTTTTTCATACAATAAATGTTATTGAGAATTGAATTGGGGAATATTCCAAAGAGAATAACCGGACCCAAAAGCACAAATCTGCAAAAAGGTAAACAACATTGAATCTTCCAATTAAAATGCATGCGATTCTGGAAGAAATTTACCTATCAATACTTAAAATACCTTTATATAAGCGAAAAGtcccaaaaacaaataaacgtTCATTTCTACCACTAGTACTGTTgtctaaaatctaaaataacatataattctaaataataaggtgCAACAGATGTACATACTTGTCTTGAAAAAGACAGGGATTTTTACCCTTAAAATGAATACgaataaaattaacatttactTATGCAAACTAACATCAAAATCGATTTAGATTCGACAAGCGTAATAATGGACTATTATATGTATTATGTtagaaacatttgaaatatcaatgattTGATCAAAACATAATTAGACTTAAGAGGTCCGGTGACACAGTTATCGTTTCTTGGTTTTATGCTAATAGAGTCCTTACTGTAGACAGTACATAAGTATAAGTACATAAATCATActgttttaaccatttttgcATTACATAATTATGCAATCTTAATATGTagcgaaataaataaatacctccccttacgggaaggattgtgcctgatgttcatatgatgaaatcataatctttcagtcagtttaattgaagtctggagctggcatgtcagttaactgctagtagtctgttgttatttatgtattattgtcattttgtttattttctttggttacatcttctgacatcagactcggacttctcttgaactgaattttaatgtgcgtattgttatgcttttacttttctacactggttagaggtatagggggagggttgagatctcacaaacatgtttaaccccgccgcatttttgcgcctgtcccaagtcaggagcctctggcctttgttagtcttgtattatttaaattttagtttcttgtgtacaatttggaaattagtatggcgttcattatcactgaactagtatatatttgtttaggggccagctgaaggacgcctccgggtgcgggaatttctcgctacattgaagacctgttggtgaccttctgctgttgtgttttttattttggtcgggttgttgtctctttgacacattccccatttccattctcaattttattttttacagagtttgtctttagtgccgtttggaggcagtagagtgcctccccgtgcttcaggtttatgctcttataatatactagattatggagtgtgtgtccgagcgagaactgctctagttcattactttaggaatgtttatcaaaaagtagtatttcaaaattcagCCCCATTCTACTAATTGGTCAGCCATCAGTCATACCCTTatatacactatctttttcGGGTAATTAATACTGATAGCGTTCGACATTTTCAGCCGAACATATTTATCACTTTTACTTAACTTAATTATTtatgctggttcatattctggacgccaatctttgctcctttattatgtaattcactaacaaaccaattatgaaactaagaaacggaaaaatactaaatactaaacttgttcaaagggtatctacacgtctccattttcaaaatcggttatctaaaaatactaccatcgctaacatttttaacaataaaaatcgtggttacccttctatcgataagtgtcatgccaaaaaatgacttacatgtccccgtctttccaccaacaatacggtaaggtccacgtttaatggtcgcacattttctttaaattttgaaactgatattacttgaaaaacaaacagtattatttatttactcacatgaaacaaaccgggatgtggtattcagtacgtaggagaaactggaagatatttatcaaaacgcactcaagaacatctgtatcgttttaaaagacctaataaattcaaaagtatcatttaccaacaccttaagaagcacaaccatccttttaaatatttagcagttcaacctttagaagtagtaaataagcagcctggtgaatcgcattcaaagtttgtacgatcacggaaaataattgaattaaattggattaaaaaattacagacagtttaccctctcggtctaaatgataatatcatgggaattggtaatatatctagaaccaattccgttaacattttggatattgtttctaaaactgttcgtaaaaaccgttctcacggttgtagaacaaatcgcaatcaaagaaaatttcgggccaatcataccaatatttcggacctaatttctatttcaaaaaacaacggcagacattatctgttaacaaaactctgttcgttaccggttaataagttaaataaaattttggaggattgcaacacaatttcatatagcagtcctaagtatgaaattgttcaaattattatggcttattgttattctaaattatttcccaaaattgatcgccctgaagatcataaaaaacattttatcaaaattaagtatgtcaataaaggctttgattttgtaaatattgccggtatatttaacgaccattctgttaaagaacaaattcctggatattttgacaatactgagctacctcttatttgttatatttacaagaaatctacccggaaatttgtgtttaattatagtcaattgtgtaaagatgttaatatcagtgaaaatacacctacttcatgtaattgcagtaattccgaatatatttatggacccatttcccatgttataacaggagatcttaacatcgttcaagaccgagagttaaaatcatttctcagtaaaggacctaaatatcgtcccccgtcaattattaattggaatgagtgtcgtaatatcatccacgactcactccatacttactgtatgaaatggataaaacgggaaaaagctgacaaaaaatctttggactctttttttaattcagtaatgaagatagttgatatacgtattcaacattttaaagaacattttactattaacaataaccacaataaacctatttctcgtatcaaacataaactaaaagaactagccaaggaatttgtttttgtcccggccgataaagctgctaataatattattattgtttgacgtaaattttacatcgaggttctgaaaaaggaaatcaccaattcaccaacattccaactgactccattttcagaaaacgaaatctgtaacaaacataaacttttagcctccgctttacaagcagagccaaatacaatgaaagttccaactatgtattggcttccgaagctacacaaaaccccttacaaatatagatttatttcgtcttcaagtcattgttcaactactaaattgtctattattcttaccagcacacttggtactattaaaaaccttataataaattgttcaaataaggccttcgaaaatagtggaataaattacttttggagtgtcaagaactcgttggaagtacttgataaattgcatgcttatattggtgattttgaatctgttcaaagttttgatttttctaccctgtataccacattgcctcacattctcattaagaaaaaattcacacacctaattaaatgggcattcaaaaaatcagaatgtgaatatatatgttcaaactcttttaggtcattttttagtagcaataaacaaaaaaactatgttaattggacatgctttgatactatatatgcccttgaatttttactagataacatttttgttcgctttggggattccgtatatcgtcagattatcggaattccaatggggactaactgtgcaccacttattgcggacctctttttgtattgttacgagttacaatttatgacaaaaataagcaaagacccatcaaaacaacatctgataaacaaatttaataatacttttagatatttggatgatattttggctctcaataatgacgacttcagtatgtatattaatgaaatttatcctggtgaactcactttaaataaagctaatactaacaatgaccactgccctttcctcgatcttgatatctatatcactaacggaaagctgaatactaaaatttatgataaaagggatgatttttcatttcctatcgttaattatccgtttttagatggtgacgttcccttgtcaccatcttacggtgtttatatatctcaacttgtacgattcgctcgtgtatgtaacaatgttttagattttaacgagagaaatttatgtattactgaaaaattattacaccagggttttcgatatcacaaactagtcaaaacatttactaaattttatcatcggtataaagacatcattcgtaaatatagctcaacatgcagactttttatacgttcaggtatttcacatccaattttttatggaaatattctttataaagcacaaaggtgtcagtattcacctcataaacttacaaaacctttgaatagacttattaagaagggatataattacgatactgttgtcaagtcattaaagattgcatattttggcgttaatattgagtcactgataaggtctttgcgtcggaactaaacacatttattctaaaaacagttgttggcatgacacgggttatgttcttctcatatatgttatgatggtatgatactaaaccccttacgggaaggattgtgcctgatgttcatatgatgaaatcataatctttcagtcagtttaattgaagtctggagctggcatgtcagttaactgctagtagtctgttgttatttatgtattattgtcattttgtttattttctttggttacatcttctgacatcagactcggacttctcttgaactgaattttaatgtgcgtattgttatgcttttacttttctacactggttagaggtatagggggagggttgagatctcacaaacatgtttaaccccgccgcatttttgcgcctgtcccaagtcaggagcctctggcctttgttagtcttgtattatttaaattttagtttcttgtgtacaatttggaaattagtatggcgttcattatcactgaactagtatatatttgtttaggggccagctgaaggacgcctccgggtgcgggaatttctcgctacattgaagacctgttggtgaccttctgctgttgtgttttttattttggtcgggttgttgtctctttgacacattccccatttccattctcaattttaaattttaccatATGTATTATGATGCTTAAACGCATCTCAGACAATAATTGTTCAGAACTGTTCTCTggaaaatcttatattaaacCTTCACATATCGCATAAATTTTCCTCATTGTTTATACGACGCGAGCTTTATTGTtgttatgaattattttatatcttgTCACCGTCTTGTAAGTGCCATTTTTTTACCCTCTCTTTAATCAAGTTGttcttcaaaataatttttcaactttttaaatattgtaatgtgttttaaaatgttacaaTGAAATTTCATGttgttgttaatatttgtgttcgTTGTTCTTAATCAATGTTATTTCGTTTGAAATCTTTCTCCGTGTTGATAATTCTGTTTCATACCTATTTGCAAAACCcattttgtaagttttcttcggtttatgaattatcaaaatgtaCACTTTTGTCTAGTTATAGGGCAGTTTCACATTTCGTAACAGTACAATAACTGTTTTCCGTTCTTTAATGGTGACTGAATACTTAGTCTTGTACACAACTCTATTATCAACCACAGATCTTAGCCTTTTGTCTAGGTCTATAACTTAAAAAAGAATTTGCACAAGCACAAGATTTTCTCAGAAGTTGAGAATCGATCGTTTTTATGATTGATATAAATGGCAAATATTTCGTGCCTATGTATTGTGCATTTCTCAAATAGTAAACCCTGCTTGtaatttgagaaatttgaattttatgatAGATATTTATATAATCTGTTAAATTATcaacttttgaacttttttcatACAATGCACGATTTGGAGTGTGCATTTTGTAAACTTACTTGTCAATTGACTGTTTGCTTAAAAGCAGatatctatttctttttttcttcgtTTTTTTGCTGTCTCTATGACATATGCAGATATTTACAATCTCTTTCCATTCatttgaagaaagaaaaaaaatcattgatgtGCCTAAATTAGCGAAGTTATTTAAGTTGAAACAATTTTGAATTGAGATCGTGAATATATCACAGAGAAAAATTTAGTGCAGCACAGTCTTCAAGATAAGAAGTAtctaattaatattttaaaatataacgaACTCATATACTATTCAAATTATTAGTACTTGCTATTTACCGTGTCCTAGTACTTTAGTTATCCTCATTTTACTGTTGATAAAACAGGTGACAATACGAATATAAATACCCTGACTTAAATGTAAGAACCATTTTTCGCACATATATACACTAGTGTTTTGCATGGGGACTTGTGAGGATTTAAGACCAAAACATGGTCAAAATATTATCAAGTATTTAAAACTGTATCTGTCCAGTTGTCACTAGGCGAAGATAAAAAATTGAGATAAAGTACATCAAAGTCTTGCAATCATAAAAGGGAGAATAAAGATTAAGTAAAAAGATGTTTTCATATTAATTTGTGTGTGCGTGTGCGTGTGTTTTTTAAGGAAAAGGgaggggaggggggggggggggtaaatgTAAATTGTGATCAAGTTGGCAATTTTATAAATCCAcctttaaaaagaaagaaaccaGACAGCTCCGTCATTTCTTAAGttagaaattaaacattaaaagtCAAATCAGCGAAAAGAGTTATTTCAAGTTAAGCAAAAAAATGTAAGGAtcactttcattttcaaattacgTTTTCGCAAAGTATCATGATAGCAGAACAACTTTTCATTACAACACGACACTCAGCAGAATGTGTTGTCAATCGAACCTTAACAATTTCCAAACATAATGACCCCGTTATTTTAATAtgagtttttttaattaacttatTCATGCTATACCTATAAAACATCCATTcatgaaatttaagaaaatgaaGTCTTTTTTGTTATTGCAATGGCAATGACAGTtcgttttcgatttatgagtttgaatattcctttggtttcttttgtatctctttttttgtcaaaaaatggGTGTACAAAAGTACACCTATAAAAGTAGGTTATTTTTGGATTGTGTATCAATCTTTTCTCCTATACATCCAAAAATTAACATTACGGTCAAATGATTGGCTCTCTTTTGTCATGTTTAGAGCTGATATGAGTTATTAAGGAATTAAATACCAGAATAGAGCATTGTTGATCACAAGAAAGATATTAAATCAATAGTTCTAAGTGGTGAAGCTCAAATTCTTCCTTCCGTAATGTTTTAGGAAGCCATCACGAGGTTGTGGACGGTTATGGCATATCTGTTTTACAGATGTCGACGGTTATATTCCAATCATCGAAATCACAATACTGTACTTTTATTTAAGAATGTGATATCCCGAATCAGACTTAtaacttgatttgtacttgcaTAAGCAagacgatgggtgccacatatgAAGCAACATACACTTACCTTTCAGAGCAGCTACGATCACCGCCAGTGCGGTTTGTATTGTTCAGTCTTTCGTttactatgttgtgttttgtaaactgttgtttggtctttttttaCCTAGGCGTTATCAGTTTATGAGTAGATGAAGTATTTTAcatacaaatgataaaacacgtATTCTGCTGTCAAGCTGAACTAATGAACGGTATGTGTCTTCGAAATATAGCAGAATGTTTCTGTATTGTTGTAgaaattattcataaaacaaccactgtatatcaaattaaacaaattgtactgaatttattttattgcaataatGACAAACAGTGATTTACTGATAAAGtatgtaaaattgataaatctatat
Proteins encoded:
- the LOC134706005 gene encoding perlwapin-like protein — translated: MNVYLFLGLFAYIKVNCQDLGTCPTFDFASACVLDFAFHCNDQDQCPYGYRCCPHGCNKRCVAVTVNGKHVGSCQSVFGRDGNKCTVDGSCEGHEKCCNGRCQTVRQQMLGFFFRSKINSN